Proteins co-encoded in one Arachis hypogaea cultivar Tifrunner chromosome 13, arahy.Tifrunner.gnm2.J5K5, whole genome shotgun sequence genomic window:
- the LOC112737004 gene encoding protein kinase STUNTED isoform X2 has protein sequence MTVERRFVLVGIRIDSHSRHLLNWALFKVAEPGDCVIALHIVKNPAYVSKNQTLIDGYLEVYEGLCDVRKVGLTGQILTGSSIKDILVREAKNHSAVALVVGGRAATAKYCAKRLPTTTNVLAIQDSRIVFRRCTNKELPLSGGLLVDPRPSLSIESMSDRVVQSEFGDSELEIEKSSHWGTRESKQESLSGTGKFKTRSLSMFSGDPAEQKLGWPLLLRANSEISQNLHARDMSVVKWVMRFPDRSPHGSPHSSIEEGNLSERGISDFEDESSKNGSPLSSQLPKGIEGMLNLNSLNCKWFSLEVLKSCTSQFSSENLIGKGGCNRVYRGTLPDGKPIAVKVLQSSKEARKEFALEVEIILSLEHRNITPLLGICIEDRRNKDGPILSWELRFKIALGIAEALDYLHRETLKPVIHRDVKSSNILLSHEFEPQLSDFGLAIWGPTTTSFLTEEDVVGTFGYLAPEYFMYGKVSDKIDVYAFGIVLLELISGREPINPEPCKGQESLVVWAKPILERGDIKGLLDPSLEGKFDEVQLQRMVLAASLCITRAARLRPKMNQILKILKGDKKVEGVHNLQGNDNNDEHSENQENIDDEVYPCSSTELHLSLALLGVDDDTTSFNSSEHPKEQWSRSSSFD, from the exons aTGACAGTTGAGAGAAGGTTTGTTTTGGTTGGGATTAGAATAGATAGCCATAGCAGACATCTCCTCAACTGGGCACTTTTTAAAGTTGCTGAACCTGGGGATTGTGTTATTGCACTCCACATAGTAAAAAATCCAG CTTATGTTTCCAAAAATCAGACTTTGATAGATGGATACTTAGAGGTTTATGAAGGACTATGTGATGTGAGGAAG GTAGGACTCACTGGTCAAATCCTGACAGGAAGTTCAATCAAAGACATTCTTGTtagagaagcaaaaaaccattctGCTGTGGCTCTTGTGGTAGG GGGCCGAGCTGCCACAGCTAAATATTGTGCCAAACGACTTCCAACTACTACCAATGTTCTAGCCATTCAAGATTCAAGAATTGTCTTCAGAAGGTGCACCAATAAAGAACTACCACTATCAG GTGGTTTGCTAGTGGATCCAAGACCAAGCTTAAGCATAGAAAGCATGAGTGATAGAGTAGTTCAGTCAGAATTTGGTGACTCTGAGTTGGAGATTGAGAAATCAAGCCATTGGGGTACCAGGGAATCAAAGCAAGAATCGTTAAGCGGAACAGGGAAGTTCAAGACAAggtcattatctatgttttcagGTGATCCTGCTGAGCAGAAGCTTGGATGGCCTCTGCTCCTCAGAGCCAATTCAGAAATCTCACAAAACCTTCATGCAAGGGACATGTCGGTAGTGAAATGGGTGATGAGATTTCCGGATCGTTCGCCACATGGAAGTCCTCACTCTTCCATCGAGGAGGGAAACCTGTCTGAAAGAGGCATAAGTGATTTCGAGGATGAGAGCTCTAAAAATGGTTCACCTCTATCTTCTCAGCTACCAAAGGGAATAGAAGGGATGCTTAACCTCAATTCACTCAATTGCAAATGGTTCAGCCTTGAAGTTCTGAAGTCTTGCACTAGCCAATTTTCTTCAG AAAACTTGATTGGGAAAGGAGGGTGCAATCGTGTTTACAGAGGAACTCTCCCTGATGGAAAGCCAATTGCAGTTAAAGTTTTGCAGTCATCAAAAGAAGCACGGAAAGAGTTTGCCCTTGAGGTGGAAATAATATTATCACTGGAGCACAGAAACATCACTCCTCTGCTTGGAATTTGCATTGAGGACA GAAGGAACAAGGATGGTCCCATCTTATCATGggaattaagatttaaaatagCTCTTGGAATAGCTGAAGCCTTGGATTACCTGCACAGGGAAACTCTGAAGCCTGTAATACATAGAGATGTCAAGTCCTCAAACATTCTTCTTTCCCATGAATTTGAACCACAG TTATCTGATTTTGGGCTTGCAATATGGGGACCAACAACTACATCTTTTCTGACAGAAGAAGATGTTGTAGGAACATTTGGTTATCTTGCTCCTGAGTACTTCATGTATGGAAAAGTCAGTGACAAGATAGATGTTTATGCCTTTGGTATAGTGCTACTTGAACTCATATCAGGGAGGGAACCTATCAATCCTGAACCTTGCAAAGGACAGGAAAGCTTGGTGGTGTGG gCAAAACCAATCCTCGAGAGGGGGGATATAAAGGGCCTATTGGACCCAAGTTTAGAAGGGAAGTTTGATGAGGTCCAATTACAAAGAATGGTTCTGGCAGCATCTCTTTGCATTACAAGGGCTGCAAGGCTTCGTCCTAAAATGAACCAG ATACTAaagatcctaaaaggagacaagAAAGTTGAAGGTGTCCATAACTTGCAAGggaatgataataatgatgaacATTCAGAAAATCAAGAAAACATTGATGATGAGGTCTACCCTTGCTCAAGTACAGAGTTACACCTTAGTCTTGCATTACTTGGTGTTGACGATGACACTACATCATTTAACAGTAGTGAACATCCAAAAGAACAATGGAGCAGGTCATCAAGTTTTGATTAG
- the LOC112737004 gene encoding protein kinase STUNTED isoform X1: MTVERRFVLVGIRIDSHSRHLLNWALFKVAEPGDCVIALHIVKNPAYVSKNQTLIDGYLEVYEGLCDVRKVGLTGQILTGSSIKDILVREAKNHSAVALVVGGRAATAKYCAKRLPTTTNVLAIQDSRIVFRRCTNKELPLSGGLLVDPRPSLSIESMSDRVVQSEFGDSELEIEKSSHWGTRESKQESLSGTGKFKTRSLSMFSGDPAEQKLGWPLLLRANSEISQNLHARDMSVVKWVMRFPDRSPHGSPHSSIEEGNLSERGISDFEDESSKNGSPLSSQLPKGIEGMLNLNSLNCKWFSLEVLKSCTSQFSSENLIGKGGCNRVYRGTLPDGKPIAVKVLQSSKEARKEFALEVEIILSLEHRNITPLLGICIEDSELISVYDYFPKGSLEENLHGRNKDGPILSWELRFKIALGIAEALDYLHRETLKPVIHRDVKSSNILLSHEFEPQLSDFGLAIWGPTTTSFLTEEDVVGTFGYLAPEYFMYGKVSDKIDVYAFGIVLLELISGREPINPEPCKGQESLVVWAKPILERGDIKGLLDPSLEGKFDEVQLQRMVLAASLCITRAARLRPKMNQILKILKGDKKVEGVHNLQGNDNNDEHSENQENIDDEVYPCSSTELHLSLALLGVDDDTTSFNSSEHPKEQWSRSSSFD; the protein is encoded by the exons aTGACAGTTGAGAGAAGGTTTGTTTTGGTTGGGATTAGAATAGATAGCCATAGCAGACATCTCCTCAACTGGGCACTTTTTAAAGTTGCTGAACCTGGGGATTGTGTTATTGCACTCCACATAGTAAAAAATCCAG CTTATGTTTCCAAAAATCAGACTTTGATAGATGGATACTTAGAGGTTTATGAAGGACTATGTGATGTGAGGAAG GTAGGACTCACTGGTCAAATCCTGACAGGAAGTTCAATCAAAGACATTCTTGTtagagaagcaaaaaaccattctGCTGTGGCTCTTGTGGTAGG GGGCCGAGCTGCCACAGCTAAATATTGTGCCAAACGACTTCCAACTACTACCAATGTTCTAGCCATTCAAGATTCAAGAATTGTCTTCAGAAGGTGCACCAATAAAGAACTACCACTATCAG GTGGTTTGCTAGTGGATCCAAGACCAAGCTTAAGCATAGAAAGCATGAGTGATAGAGTAGTTCAGTCAGAATTTGGTGACTCTGAGTTGGAGATTGAGAAATCAAGCCATTGGGGTACCAGGGAATCAAAGCAAGAATCGTTAAGCGGAACAGGGAAGTTCAAGACAAggtcattatctatgttttcagGTGATCCTGCTGAGCAGAAGCTTGGATGGCCTCTGCTCCTCAGAGCCAATTCAGAAATCTCACAAAACCTTCATGCAAGGGACATGTCGGTAGTGAAATGGGTGATGAGATTTCCGGATCGTTCGCCACATGGAAGTCCTCACTCTTCCATCGAGGAGGGAAACCTGTCTGAAAGAGGCATAAGTGATTTCGAGGATGAGAGCTCTAAAAATGGTTCACCTCTATCTTCTCAGCTACCAAAGGGAATAGAAGGGATGCTTAACCTCAATTCACTCAATTGCAAATGGTTCAGCCTTGAAGTTCTGAAGTCTTGCACTAGCCAATTTTCTTCAG AAAACTTGATTGGGAAAGGAGGGTGCAATCGTGTTTACAGAGGAACTCTCCCTGATGGAAAGCCAATTGCAGTTAAAGTTTTGCAGTCATCAAAAGAAGCACGGAAAGAGTTTGCCCTTGAGGTGGAAATAATATTATCACTGGAGCACAGAAACATCACTCCTCTGCTTGGAATTTGCATTGAGGACAGTGAGTTAATCTCTGTTTATGATTATTTCCCCAAAGGGAGCTTAGAGGAAAATTTACATG GAAGGAACAAGGATGGTCCCATCTTATCATGggaattaagatttaaaatagCTCTTGGAATAGCTGAAGCCTTGGATTACCTGCACAGGGAAACTCTGAAGCCTGTAATACATAGAGATGTCAAGTCCTCAAACATTCTTCTTTCCCATGAATTTGAACCACAG TTATCTGATTTTGGGCTTGCAATATGGGGACCAACAACTACATCTTTTCTGACAGAAGAAGATGTTGTAGGAACATTTGGTTATCTTGCTCCTGAGTACTTCATGTATGGAAAAGTCAGTGACAAGATAGATGTTTATGCCTTTGGTATAGTGCTACTTGAACTCATATCAGGGAGGGAACCTATCAATCCTGAACCTTGCAAAGGACAGGAAAGCTTGGTGGTGTGG gCAAAACCAATCCTCGAGAGGGGGGATATAAAGGGCCTATTGGACCCAAGTTTAGAAGGGAAGTTTGATGAGGTCCAATTACAAAGAATGGTTCTGGCAGCATCTCTTTGCATTACAAGGGCTGCAAGGCTTCGTCCTAAAATGAACCAG ATACTAaagatcctaaaaggagacaagAAAGTTGAAGGTGTCCATAACTTGCAAGggaatgataataatgatgaacATTCAGAAAATCAAGAAAACATTGATGATGAGGTCTACCCTTGCTCAAGTACAGAGTTACACCTTAGTCTTGCATTACTTGGTGTTGACGATGACACTACATCATTTAACAGTAGTGAACATCCAAAAGAACAATGGAGCAGGTCATCAAGTTTTGATTAG